A section of the Agrococcus sp. SGAir0287 genome encodes:
- a CDS encoding RBBP9/YdeN family alpha/beta hydrolase, with the protein MRLVILHGYGALPTSHWFTWLGDAIGGDVDIPALPDTEAPQRDAWVDAARAAMAGDDDLVVVGHSLGTVAALLALDGVDRSRIRGLVLVAPFWEPVRTLPELDRFLDLPAIPDLGDVPVVVIASDEDPIVPPELSERAAASLGVPVTTVASAGHFLDRDGWTTLPAARDAVLGMLARA; encoded by the coding sequence ATGCGACTCGTCATCCTCCACGGCTACGGCGCGCTGCCGACCTCCCACTGGTTCACCTGGCTCGGCGACGCGATCGGCGGCGACGTCGACATCCCGGCGCTGCCGGACACGGAGGCGCCGCAGCGCGACGCCTGGGTCGATGCTGCACGCGCGGCGATGGCGGGCGACGACGACCTCGTGGTCGTGGGGCACTCCCTCGGCACCGTCGCCGCGCTGCTCGCGCTCGACGGCGTCGACCGCTCCCGCATCCGCGGGCTCGTGCTCGTCGCGCCGTTCTGGGAGCCGGTGCGGACGCTGCCCGAGCTCGACCGCTTCCTCGACCTGCCGGCGATCCCGGATCTCGGCGACGTGCCCGTCGTCGTGATCGCGAGCGACGAAGACCCGATCGTGCCGCCGGAGCTCTCTGAGCGAGCCGCCGCGTCGCTCGGGGTGCCCGTGACGACGGTCGCGAGCGCCGGCCACTTCCTCGACCGCGACGGCTGGACGACGCTGCCCGCCGCGCGCGACGCCGTGCTGGGGATGCTCGCGCGCGCCTGA
- a CDS encoding antibiotic biosynthesis monooxygenase, with amino-acid sequence MSEPITVAIERQVDPTKQRYALSWVRQGIDLAHTYPGFLGSGWVQARPGSDTWHMLYRFDTAANLLAWEASDERRLWLDAGADFAREASVERRSGIEGWFDSASGEGVAGDRVEVRSVEPVPPRWKQGVVVWLGFFPVNVLVTLLLGLIPGFAETPIVLRLLATSLVLTPIMVGFVLPAVTRLFRPWLLRGRG; translated from the coding sequence ATGTCCGAGCCGATCACCGTCGCCATCGAGCGCCAGGTCGACCCGACGAAGCAGCGCTACGCGCTCAGCTGGGTGCGGCAGGGCATCGACCTCGCCCACACGTATCCGGGATTCCTCGGGTCGGGATGGGTGCAGGCCAGGCCCGGCAGCGACACGTGGCACATGCTCTACCGCTTCGACACCGCCGCGAACCTGCTCGCATGGGAGGCGAGCGACGAGCGGCGGCTGTGGCTCGACGCCGGCGCGGACTTCGCGCGCGAGGCGAGCGTCGAGCGCCGCAGCGGCATCGAGGGATGGTTCGACTCGGCATCGGGCGAGGGCGTGGCGGGCGACCGCGTCGAGGTGCGCTCCGTCGAGCCCGTGCCGCCGCGCTGGAAGCAGGGCGTCGTCGTGTGGCTCGGCTTCTTCCCCGTCAACGTGCTCGTGACGCTGCTGCTCGGGCTCATCCCGGGCTTCGCCGAGACGCCGATCGTGCTGCGGCTGCTCGCGACGAGCCTCGTGCTCACGCCGATCATGGTCGGGTTCGTGCTGCCAGCAGTCACGCGCCTGTTCCGGCCGTGGCTGCTGCGCGGTCGGGGCTGA
- a CDS encoding TerC family protein, whose amino-acid sequence MLDFSLEFTPDLVAVFLTLFVLEVVLGVDNVIFISILAAKLPADQQAKARNLGLTLAMVMRVLLVLLAGWIITLTEPLFTLGFLESTPFDPEFSGKDLILILGGGFLLYKAVTEIHHKLEGADDHGSTGGAAKATFGAVIAQILALDLVFSLDSVITAVGMTDRIVVIITVVVLSFALMLIAAKHIFTFVNRHPTVKMLALAFLVLIGVFLVAEGFGFHIEKAFIYGPMAFAVLVEVLNLASAARKKRRAEAAKDAAAPEPVRLHSGYTVEEEQQALQRSSKATTSEPTPKR is encoded by the coding sequence ATGCTCGACTTCTCCCTGGAGTTCACCCCCGACCTCGTCGCGGTGTTCCTCACGCTCTTCGTGCTCGAGGTCGTCCTCGGCGTCGACAACGTCATCTTCATCTCGATCCTCGCCGCGAAGCTGCCCGCGGACCAGCAGGCGAAGGCCCGCAACCTCGGCCTGACCCTCGCGATGGTCATGCGCGTGCTGCTCGTGCTGCTCGCCGGCTGGATCATCACGCTCACCGAGCCGCTCTTCACGCTCGGCTTCCTCGAGTCCACGCCCTTCGATCCCGAGTTCTCGGGCAAGGACCTCATCCTGATCCTCGGAGGCGGCTTCCTGCTGTACAAGGCGGTCACCGAGATCCACCACAAGCTCGAGGGCGCCGACGACCACGGGTCGACCGGTGGCGCGGCGAAGGCGACGTTCGGCGCGGTCATCGCGCAGATCCTCGCCCTCGACCTCGTGTTCTCGCTCGACTCCGTCATCACGGCCGTCGGCATGACCGACCGCATCGTCGTCATCATCACGGTCGTCGTGCTCTCGTTCGCGCTCATGCTCATCGCCGCGAAGCACATCTTCACGTTCGTGAACCGCCACCCGACCGTGAAGATGCTCGCCCTCGCGTTCCTCGTGCTCATCGGCGTCTTCCTCGTCGCCGAGGGCTTCGGCTTCCACATCGAGAAGGCGTTCATCTACGGGCCGATGGCCTTCGCCGTGCTGGTCGAGGTGCTGAACCTCGCCTCCGCGGCCCGCAAGAAGCGGCGCGCCGAGGCGGCGAAGGATGCAGCCGCGCCGGAGCCCGTGCGCCTGCACTCCGGCTACACGGTCGAGGAGGAGCAGCAGGCGCTGCAGCGCTCGTCGAAGGCGACGACCTCCGAGCCGACGCCGAAGCGGTAG
- a CDS encoding lipoate--protein ligase family protein, whose translation MHGEYKVPGGKLVVVDVETDGERISAFRLSGDFFLEPDDALEQIDAAVLGLPSTATAAEIGAAIREGLPEGVTMLGLTPEAVGVAVRRALAKATSFADYDWQLIDDEPRLPILHVALDEVLANEVGEGRRGPTLRFWNLSGPAVYIGSFQSYRNEVDPENAERFGIPIIRRISGGGAMFSEPGNAITYSMYVPADLVQGMSFADSYAFLDAWVIEALQGLGIDASYAPLNDITSPQGKIGGAAQKRLGSGGVLHHATMSYDMDAEKMVQVLRIGREKLSDKGTTSAKKRVDPLRSQTGMAREAVQEALKDSFRRLTRAQDGELTADELAAADALVASKFSTQAWLHRVP comes from the coding sequence ATGCACGGCGAGTACAAGGTCCCCGGCGGCAAGCTCGTCGTGGTCGACGTGGAGACGGACGGCGAGCGCATCTCGGCGTTCCGCCTCTCCGGCGACTTCTTCCTCGAGCCCGACGACGCGCTGGAGCAGATCGACGCCGCCGTGCTCGGCCTGCCGTCGACGGCGACCGCCGCCGAGATCGGCGCGGCGATCCGCGAGGGTCTGCCCGAGGGCGTCACGATGCTCGGCCTCACGCCCGAGGCCGTGGGCGTCGCCGTGCGCCGCGCGCTCGCCAAGGCGACGTCGTTCGCCGACTACGACTGGCAGCTCATCGACGACGAGCCGCGCCTGCCGATCCTCCACGTCGCCCTCGACGAGGTGCTCGCGAACGAGGTCGGCGAGGGTCGTCGCGGCCCGACCCTGCGGTTCTGGAACCTCTCCGGACCCGCCGTCTACATCGGCTCGTTCCAGTCGTACCGCAACGAGGTCGACCCCGAGAACGCCGAGCGCTTCGGCATCCCGATCATCCGCCGCATCTCCGGCGGCGGCGCCATGTTCTCCGAGCCGGGCAACGCCATCACGTACTCGATGTACGTGCCCGCCGACCTCGTGCAGGGCATGAGCTTCGCCGACTCCTACGCCTTCCTCGACGCGTGGGTCATCGAGGCGCTGCAGGGGCTCGGCATCGATGCCTCGTACGCGCCGCTCAACGACATCACCTCGCCGCAGGGCAAGATCGGCGGGGCCGCGCAGAAGCGGCTCGGCTCGGGCGGCGTGCTGCACCACGCGACGATGTCGTACGACATGGACGCGGAGAAGATGGTGCAGGTGCTGCGCATCGGTCGCGAGAAGCTCTCCGACAAGGGCACGACGAGCGCGAAGAAGCGCGTCGATCCGCTGCGCTCGCAGACGGGCATGGCCAGGGAGGCCGTGCAGGAGGCGCTCAAGGACTCGTTCCGCCGGCTCACGCGTGCGCAGGACGGCGAGCTGACCGCCGACGAGCTCGCCGCCGCCGACGCCCTCGTCGCGTCGAAGTTCTCGACGCAGGCCTGGCTGCACCGCGTCCCGTAG
- a CDS encoding alpha/beta fold hydrolase, whose translation MPVPKFAVIRQDHTFVDLQGVTIHWYTWMPGKPKAIVLIVHGVGEHALRYDHVAQHLVNAGYGVAALDQRGHGATGLEQYGGDVSRLGRLGPGGGMAVVGDVVSLVKRLRGEHPQLPLAVIGHSWGSLTMQRLLNRHAALIDAAVLTGTAYRMPGWMNAGDLNARHKHLGDTGYEWLSRDPAVQEAFVADPLTFPADVLRLFGPVEAARLMGVPARSLGADIPILVAVGSDDTLGGEASARRLVRAYEERSGLTDVALRVYPGARHEIFNEITKSKVLDDVTAWLDAHLVPDRDGVGRASAAAG comes from the coding sequence GTGCCTGTGCCCAAGTTCGCCGTGATCCGGCAGGACCACACGTTCGTGGACCTGCAGGGCGTCACCATCCACTGGTACACGTGGATGCCCGGCAAGCCGAAGGCCATCGTGCTCATCGTGCACGGGGTCGGCGAGCACGCACTGCGGTACGACCATGTCGCGCAGCACCTCGTGAACGCCGGCTACGGCGTCGCGGCGCTCGACCAGCGCGGCCACGGTGCGACGGGCCTCGAGCAGTACGGCGGCGACGTCTCGCGCCTCGGGCGGCTCGGGCCGGGCGGCGGCATGGCGGTCGTCGGCGACGTCGTCTCGCTCGTGAAGCGCCTGCGCGGCGAGCACCCGCAGCTGCCGCTCGCCGTCATCGGCCACTCGTGGGGCTCCCTCACGATGCAGCGCCTCCTCAACCGGCACGCCGCGCTCATCGACGCCGCGGTGCTGACGGGCACCGCGTACCGCATGCCGGGATGGATGAACGCCGGCGATCTCAACGCGCGCCACAAGCACCTGGGCGACACCGGCTACGAGTGGCTCTCGCGCGACCCGGCGGTGCAGGAGGCGTTCGTCGCCGACCCGCTGACCTTCCCCGCCGACGTGCTGCGCCTCTTCGGCCCCGTCGAGGCGGCGAGGCTCATGGGCGTGCCCGCTCGCTCGCTCGGCGCCGACATCCCCATCCTCGTCGCGGTCGGCTCCGACGACACGCTCGGCGGCGAGGCCTCGGCCCGCCGGCTCGTGCGCGCCTACGAGGAGCGCTCGGGCCTCACCGACGTCGCGCTGCGCGTCTACCCGGGGGCGCGGCACGAGATCTTCAACGAGATCACGAAGTCGAAGGTGCTCGACGACGTCACAGCCTGGCTCGACGCGCACCTCGTTCCCGACCGCGACGGCGTCGGCCGCGCGTCGGCCGCCGCCGGCTGA
- a CDS encoding MFS transporter, with product MPHGDAHDPSAPAAPTAQTAPGAHRLEVDDVIVVPTSRVRKAISGTVVGNFMEWFDFGIYGYLAVTLAVVFTADLPEPWGLLVTLLGFAISFLVRPLGGLVLGPLGDRIGRQKVLFLTMAMMATATALIGLLPTSAQIGLWAIVPLYLLKMVQGFSTGGEYAGASTYVTEFSPDRSRGFWASWLDVGSYVGFAAGASVVALTTVVTEWLAGPGAMVDFGWRIPFLMAVPLGAVAIWFRLRIPETPAFEAVHAEGAERPDDPMARHGILGTIRHHWKAMLVVVALAAATNTVGYALTSYMPTYLERELGVHSLTAAIATVPVLLALSALLPVIGRISDRVGRKPVYVTAVVSTLVAMVPAFAIMQLGTFWAVMVALCIVAVPAALFIAVSASALPAMFPTASRFGAMAIAFNVSVSLFGGTTPLFAQALIEVTGNPYMPAFYIMLFAALGGIALLSMRESSSRPLVGSVPTVETREEAVEVVERQDADPRIDLSSMPLDLLHSDDDGARRDDDRELSRT from the coding sequence ATGCCCCACGGCGACGCGCACGACCCCTCGGCCCCCGCAGCCCCGACCGCGCAGACCGCGCCAGGAGCGCATCGGCTCGAGGTCGACGACGTGATCGTCGTGCCCACCTCCCGGGTGCGGAAGGCCATCTCGGGCACCGTCGTCGGCAACTTCATGGAGTGGTTCGACTTCGGCATCTACGGCTACCTCGCCGTCACGCTCGCCGTCGTCTTCACCGCCGACCTGCCCGAGCCCTGGGGGCTCCTCGTGACCCTGCTGGGCTTCGCGATCTCGTTCCTCGTGCGCCCGCTCGGCGGACTCGTGCTGGGCCCGCTCGGCGACCGCATCGGCCGCCAGAAGGTGCTCTTCCTGACGATGGCGATGATGGCGACCGCCACCGCCCTCATCGGCCTGCTGCCGACCTCGGCGCAGATCGGCCTGTGGGCGATCGTCCCGCTCTACCTGCTGAAGATGGTGCAGGGCTTCTCGACCGGCGGCGAGTACGCAGGTGCGTCGACGTACGTCACCGAGTTCTCGCCCGACCGCAGCCGCGGGTTCTGGGCCTCGTGGCTCGACGTCGGCTCGTACGTCGGCTTCGCGGCCGGCGCCTCCGTCGTCGCGCTCACGACCGTCGTCACCGAGTGGCTCGCGGGCCCCGGCGCGATGGTCGACTTCGGCTGGCGCATCCCCTTCCTCATGGCGGTCCCGCTCGGCGCCGTCGCGATCTGGTTCCGCCTGCGCATCCCCGAGACGCCCGCCTTCGAGGCCGTGCACGCCGAGGGCGCCGAGCGCCCCGACGACCCGATGGCGCGCCACGGCATCCTCGGCACGATCCGCCACCACTGGAAGGCGATGCTCGTCGTCGTCGCGCTCGCGGCCGCGACCAACACGGTCGGCTACGCGCTCACGAGCTACATGCCGACGTACCTCGAGCGCGAGCTCGGCGTGCACAGCCTCACCGCCGCGATCGCGACCGTGCCCGTGCTGCTCGCGCTGTCGGCACTGCTGCCCGTCATCGGCCGCATCAGCGACCGCGTGGGCCGCAAGCCCGTCTACGTCACGGCCGTCGTCTCGACGCTCGTCGCGATGGTGCCCGCCTTCGCGATCATGCAGCTCGGCACCTTCTGGGCCGTCATGGTCGCGCTGTGCATCGTCGCCGTGCCCGCCGCGCTCTTCATCGCCGTGTCCGCGTCCGCGCTGCCCGCGATGTTCCCGACCGCGTCGCGCTTCGGCGCCATGGCCATCGCGTTCAACGTCTCGGTCTCGCTCTTCGGCGGCACGACGCCGCTCTTCGCGCAGGCGCTCATCGAGGTCACCGGCAACCCGTACATGCCGGCCTTCTACATCATGCTGTTCGCCGCGCTCGGCGGCATCGCGCTGCTGTCGATGCGCGAGTCCTCCAGCCGCCCGCTCGTCGGCTCCGTGCCGACCGTCGAGACCCGCGAGGAGGCCGTCGAGGTCGTCGAGCGGCAGGACGCCGACCCGCGCATCGACCTGTCGTCGATGCCGCTCGACCTCCTGCACTCCGACGACGACGGCGCGCGCCGCGACGACGACCGCGAGCTCTCCCGCACCTGA
- a CDS encoding copper homeostasis protein CutC, with product MERVLRVEVCVTDVDGVRVARAAGADRVELCVALDVGGLTPSLGLVERAVDAAGAMGVHVLLRPRPGDFVADADEVALVLRDAELALAAGAAGIVAGSLRPDGRVALDAMRRLREVASGAELTAHRAVDVHPEVETTIADLIEVGVDRILTSGGRTSAHDGADRIARAVAAAHGRLAVMAGGGIRPERIEELVAATGIADVHLSARVEVAADEGFGARHRTDPAVLARIRR from the coding sequence ATGGAGCGCGTGCTGCGGGTCGAGGTGTGCGTGACCGACGTCGACGGGGTGCGCGTCGCACGCGCGGCCGGCGCGGATCGCGTCGAGCTGTGCGTCGCGCTCGACGTCGGCGGCCTCACGCCCTCGCTCGGGCTCGTCGAGCGCGCCGTCGACGCGGCAGGGGCCATGGGCGTGCACGTGCTGCTGCGCCCGAGGCCCGGCGACTTCGTGGCGGATGCCGACGAGGTCGCGCTCGTGCTGCGCGACGCGGAGCTGGCGCTCGCCGCCGGTGCGGCGGGCATCGTCGCGGGGTCGCTGCGCCCCGACGGCCGCGTCGCGCTCGACGCCATGCGACGGCTGCGGGAGGTCGCCTCGGGCGCGGAGCTGACCGCGCATCGCGCCGTCGACGTGCACCCCGAGGTCGAGACGACGATCGCGGACCTCATCGAGGTCGGCGTCGACCGCATCCTCACCTCTGGCGGTCGCACGTCGGCGCACGACGGCGCGGACCGCATCGCGCGCGCCGTCGCGGCTGCGCACGGGCGCCTCGCGGTCATGGCCGGCGGCGGCATCCGTCCCGAGCGCATCGAGGAGCTCGTCGCAGCCACCGGCATCGCCGACGTGCACCTCTCGGCGCGCGTCGAGGTCGCCGCCGACGAGGGGTTCGGCGCGCGGCATCGCACCGATCCCGCGGTGCTCGCGCGCATCCGACGCTGA
- a CDS encoding MFS transporter, translating to MADVIVVERKKVRTAISGTVVGNFMEWFDFGIYGYLTVTLTAVFTADLPDPWGILVTLLGFAISFMVRPLGGLVLGPLGDRIGRQKVLFLTMAMMATATALIGLLPTSAQIGLWAIVPLYLLKMVQGFSTGGEYAGATTYVTEFSPDRKRGFWASWLDVGSYVGFAAGASVVAITTLVVESISGPDAMLEYGWRIPFLLAIPLGAVAIWFRLRIPETPSFEVAEHAGSISKDPSDPLARHGIGGILRHHWRAILIAIALVAATNSAGYALTSYMPTYLEEEVGVSNLMAAVATVPVLILMSACLPLIGRLSDRIGRKPVYGIAVVSTLVLMVPAFAIMQIGEEWAVFIALALVAIPVAFYVAISASALPALFPTATRFGAMGIAYNLAVSLFGGTTPLFSQGLIELTGNTYMPAFYIMFFAALGGIAMLTMRESANRPLIGSVPAVETREEAEAVVERQDTDPLIDTSQMPVVTARG from the coding sequence GTGGCCGACGTCATCGTCGTCGAGCGGAAGAAGGTCCGCACCGCCATCTCGGGCACCGTCGTCGGCAACTTCATGGAGTGGTTCGACTTCGGCATCTACGGCTACCTCACCGTGACCCTCACGGCGGTGTTCACCGCCGACCTGCCGGACCCGTGGGGCATCCTCGTGACGCTGCTGGGCTTCGCGATCTCGTTCATGGTCCGCCCGCTCGGCGGACTCGTGCTGGGCCCGCTCGGCGACCGCATCGGCCGCCAGAAGGTGCTCTTCCTGACGATGGCGATGATGGCGACCGCCACCGCCCTCATCGGCCTGCTGCCGACCTCGGCGCAGATCGGCCTGTGGGCGATCGTGCCGCTCTACCTGCTGAAGATGGTCCAGGGCTTCTCGACCGGCGGCGAGTACGCCGGCGCCACCACCTACGTCACCGAGTTCTCGCCCGACCGCAAGCGCGGGTTCTGGGCGTCGTGGCTCGACGTCGGCTCCTACGTCGGCTTCGCGGCCGGCGCGTCCGTCGTGGCCATCACGACGCTCGTCGTCGAGTCGATCTCCGGTCCCGACGCCATGCTCGAGTACGGCTGGCGCATCCCCTTCCTGCTCGCGATCCCGCTCGGCGCCGTCGCGATCTGGTTCCGCCTGCGCATCCCCGAGACTCCCTCGTTCGAGGTCGCCGAGCATGCCGGCTCGATCTCGAAGGACCCCTCCGATCCGCTGGCACGCCACGGCATCGGCGGCATCCTGCGCCACCACTGGCGCGCGATCCTCATCGCGATCGCGCTCGTCGCCGCGACGAACTCGGCCGGCTACGCGCTCACGAGCTACATGCCGACGTACCTCGAGGAGGAGGTCGGCGTCTCGAACCTCATGGCCGCCGTCGCGACGGTGCCGGTGCTCATCCTCATGTCCGCCTGCCTGCCGCTCATCGGACGGCTGTCGGATCGGATCGGCCGCAAGCCGGTCTACGGCATCGCCGTGGTGTCGACGCTCGTGCTCATGGTGCCCGCGTTCGCGATCATGCAGATCGGGGAGGAGTGGGCCGTGTTCATCGCGCTCGCGCTGGTCGCGATCCCCGTCGCGTTCTACGTCGCGATCTCGGCATCGGCGCTGCCTGCGCTCTTCCCGACCGCGACGCGATTCGGTGCGATGGGCATCGCCTACAACCTCGCGGTGTCGCTCTTCGGCGGCACGACGCCGCTGTTCTCGCAGGGCCTCATCGAGCTGACGGGCAACACCTACATGCCGGCCTTCTACATCATGTTCTTCGCAGCGCTCGGCGGCATCGCGATGCTCACGATGCGCGAGTCGGCGAACCGCCCGCTCATCGGCTCGGTGCCCGCGGTCGAGACGCGCGAGGAGGCCGAGGCGGTCGTCGAGCGGCAGGACACCGATCCGCTCATCGACACCTCGCAGATGCCGGTCGTCACCGCGCGAGGCTGA